One genomic window of Pigmentiphaga litoralis includes the following:
- a CDS encoding PqiB family protein has product MTQQTEPQTTRPVPEPARRHRKGWLPSLVWLIPIVAAVAGLSFMFNILSKHGPSVDITFRTAEGLEAGKTKVRYKDVDIGQVQSIRLVRDRTHVIVNVELTKDADTFAVEGSRFWVVKPRVAASGVTGLNTLLSGAYIGVDPGKSEERVTDFTGLEVPPIVTTDTPGKQFVLRATDLGSLDLGSPVYYRRINVGQVVAYDLDPDGTGITLRVFVNAPYDKFVTANTRFWHASGVNVQLNADGLKLQTQSLATVVLGGVSFQASPYLPASDPAANDATFALFGDQDMALKPEDGAPTSVVMYFEQSVRGLSPGAPVDFRGVVIGQVRSIGIEFRRDKRAFVLPVVVDLYPQRLGLGSRTASGTTANDMDQKQIYEGLVRNGMRAQLRNGNLLTGQMYVAIDFFPGTKAPTLNPNGKSTLPEFPTVPGTFNELQTRIAEIVDKIGKFPFDTMGQDIAATLASLRTTMATTEQLVSTLNGKVAPEITATMQDARATLRAAEQTFSSDAPLQQDVRRAMQELMRTSNSLRQLTDYLEQNPQSLIRGKPKDER; this is encoded by the coding sequence ATGACACAACAGACTGAACCGCAAACGACCCGGCCCGTGCCCGAACCGGCACGCCGACATCGCAAGGGCTGGCTGCCCTCCCTGGTGTGGCTGATCCCGATCGTCGCCGCCGTGGCGGGCCTGTCGTTCATGTTCAACATCCTTTCCAAGCACGGTCCGTCGGTGGACATCACCTTCCGCACGGCCGAAGGCCTGGAAGCCGGCAAGACCAAGGTTCGCTACAAGGACGTCGACATCGGCCAGGTGCAATCGATCCGCCTGGTGCGCGACCGCACCCACGTCATCGTGAATGTCGAACTGACCAAGGACGCGGACACCTTTGCCGTTGAGGGGTCCCGCTTCTGGGTCGTCAAGCCACGCGTGGCGGCCAGCGGCGTGACCGGGCTGAACACACTGCTGTCGGGCGCCTACATTGGCGTGGATCCCGGCAAATCCGAAGAACGCGTCACCGACTTTACCGGGCTGGAAGTGCCGCCCATTGTCACCACCGACACCCCCGGCAAGCAGTTCGTGCTGCGCGCGACCGACCTGGGCTCGCTGGACCTGGGATCGCCGGTTTACTACCGCCGCATCAACGTAGGCCAGGTCGTGGCGTATGACCTGGATCCGGACGGCACCGGCATCACGCTGCGTGTGTTCGTCAATGCGCCCTATGACAAATTCGTCACTGCCAACACCCGCTTCTGGCACGCCAGCGGCGTCAACGTCCAACTCAATGCCGATGGCCTGAAACTGCAGACGCAGTCGCTTGCGACCGTGGTGCTGGGCGGCGTGTCCTTCCAGGCTTCGCCGTATCTGCCTGCGTCCGACCCCGCCGCCAACGACGCCACCTTTGCCCTTTTCGGCGACCAGGACATGGCGCTCAAGCCCGAAGATGGCGCACCCACCAGTGTCGTCATGTACTTCGAACAGTCCGTGCGCGGCCTGTCGCCTGGCGCCCCGGTGGACTTCCGCGGTGTCGTGATCGGCCAGGTGCGATCCATCGGCATCGAATTCCGCCGCGACAAACGCGCCTTTGTGCTCCCGGTGGTGGTCGACCTGTACCCGCAACGCCTGGGTCTGGGCAGCCGGACCGCCAGCGGCACCACTGCCAACGACATGGATCAGAAACAGATCTATGAAGGGCTGGTCCGGAACGGCATGCGCGCGCAATTGCGCAACGGCAACCTGCTGACCGGCCAGATGTACGTGGCGATCGACTTCTTCCCGGGCACCAAGGCGCCTACGCTGAACCCGAACGGCAAGTCGACTCTGCCCGAATTCCCGACCGTGCCGGGCACGTTCAACGAACTGCAGACGCGTATTGCCGAAATCGTCGACAAGATCGGCAAGTTCCCGTTCGACACCATGGGCCAGGACATTGCCGCGACTTTGGCCAGCCTGCGCACCACCATGGCCACGACGGAACAACTGGTCAGCACCCTGAACGGCAAGGTCGCCCCCGAAATCACGGCCACCATGCAGGACGCCCGTGCCACCCTGCGCGCCGCCGAACAGACCTTCTCGTCCGACGCGCCGCTGCAGCAGGACGTGCGCCGCGCCATGCAGGAACTGATGCGCACCTCGAACTCGCTGCGTCAGCTGACCGATTATCTTGAACAGAATCCCCAGTCGCTGATCCGGGGCAAACCGAAGGACGAACGATGA
- a CDS encoding PqiC family protein, with protein MTPIAAPRRTKTGLASTSWKAFRRGASGGGASRAGAADATVALSDATLRSAPGRLPSGLTSWALGLAALGLAACAGPSAPRIYTLQDPSAIVGGAQMAPGSDRMASPAAAGGVSAAAGNTSAGAGNASASGPTRFIDVAPVIIPERLRRRQLVLRTDATQLRVLEEDRWSASLADELHDAISFGLQSQLNAADVSQTGLAGKAPSYRISIEFNQLDAQQGGAVRANVSWLVKQVSGPNGRVCQARFDAPAGAQVADVIVAHQRIVGQVVDAVAASQRALESGGTAPYCSASVG; from the coding sequence ATGACACCAATCGCTGCACCGCGCCGGACGAAGACGGGACTGGCGTCCACAAGCTGGAAGGCGTTTCGTCGGGGCGCTTCGGGAGGCGGGGCGTCGCGTGCTGGCGCGGCGGACGCGACGGTCGCGCTGTCTGACGCGACACTGCGGTCCGCACCTGGCCGCCTGCCGTCGGGCCTGACCTCCTGGGCGCTCGGCTTGGCCGCCCTGGGACTGGCAGCATGCGCCGGTCCCTCGGCGCCCCGCATCTACACGCTGCAGGATCCGTCCGCGATCGTTGGGGGCGCGCAGATGGCGCCGGGTTCCGATCGGATGGCATCGCCTGCCGCGGCCGGCGGCGTTTCCGCCGCGGCCGGCAATACGTCTGCTGGTGCAGGTAATGCTTCGGCCTCCGGTCCGACCCGCTTCATCGACGTCGCCCCCGTCATCATTCCCGAACGCCTGCGCCGCCGTCAACTTGTGCTGCGCACCGACGCTACCCAGCTGCGGGTGCTGGAAGAAGACCGCTGGTCCGCATCCCTGGCCGACGAACTGCACGATGCGATTTCCTTCGGACTGCAGTCGCAGCTGAACGCCGCCGACGTCTCGCAGACCGGCCTGGCCGGCAAGGCGCCGTCCTACCGCATCTCGATCGAGTTCAACCAGCTCGACGCCCAGCAGGGTGGGGCAGTACGGGCCAACGTGTCGTGGCTGGTCAAGCAGGTTTCCGGACCGAACGGCCGTGTCTGCCAGGCCCGCTTCGACGCCCCCGCCGGCGCGCAAGTGGCCGACGTGATCGTGGCGCATCAACGCATCGTCGGGCAGGTAGTCGACGCCGTCGCCGCCAGCCAGCGCGCGTTGGAAAGCGGCGGGACAGCGCCGTATTGTTCGGCGTCGGTGGGGTGA
- a CDS encoding DUF3800 domain-containing protein yields MQRLCGVVDESGDHSLAKIDQEYPVFVLALCIFHERHYAEKIIPAIEKLKFNYFGHDSVVLHENEIRKQKGDFGFLAHLPTRRAFMEQLSSIVEASNFVLIACVVDKTRLIKTPDAATNPYHLALGLCLEALRCFLAEKNQDHLKTHVVVECRGKKEDSELELEFRRICDGDNPTNRILPFDVVFANKQTNLAGLQLADLVARPVGLSYVRPHQPNQAFDLLKRKFFRDGGRAQLGVRYEEVGLKIFPPRKAKGPDEPTEAKTPTGNPQST; encoded by the coding sequence ATTCAGCGACTTTGTGGTGTAGTCGACGAAAGCGGCGATCACTCCCTGGCGAAGATAGATCAGGAGTACCCGGTCTTCGTGCTCGCACTGTGCATTTTTCACGAGCGGCACTACGCAGAGAAGATCATTCCTGCAATCGAGAAGTTGAAGTTCAACTATTTCGGCCACGACAGTGTGGTGCTGCACGAGAACGAAATACGCAAGCAGAAAGGCGACTTTGGATTTCTTGCTCACCTCCCGACGCGCCGGGCGTTCATGGAACAGTTATCTTCAATTGTTGAAGCAAGCAACTTTGTTTTGATTGCATGCGTCGTCGACAAGACGCGGCTTATCAAAACGCCAGATGCTGCGACGAATCCCTACCACCTTGCGTTGGGCCTATGTCTGGAAGCACTGCGCTGCTTTCTCGCGGAGAAAAACCAAGACCACTTGAAGACCCACGTCGTCGTCGAGTGCCGCGGAAAGAAGGAGGATTCCGAATTGGAACTTGAGTTTCGTCGGATCTGCGATGGCGACAATCCAACCAATCGCATCTTGCCGTTCGACGTTGTTTTCGCGAACAAACAAACAAATCTTGCCGGCTTGCAGCTTGCGGACTTGGTTGCCAGGCCAGTCGGCCTGAGCTACGTCAGGCCTCACCAACCGAATCAAGCATTCGATCTGCTGAAGAGGAAATTCTTCCGTGACGGCGGCCGTGCGCAGCTGGGCGTGCGATATGAAGAAGTGGGGCTGAAGATTTTCCCGCCCAGAAAAGCCAAAGGCCCCGATGAACCCACCGAGGCCAAGACGCCGACCGGGAACCCCCAATCCACTTAG
- a CDS encoding pseudouridine synthase, with translation MSEPLRLSKRMSELGLCSRREADEWIERGWVRVDGVVVSTLGSKVLPEQKITVERQASNEQARRVTILINKPVGFVSGQAEDGYRPAVSLISSRTRWKLDRSPTQFQPNQLRNLVPAGRLDIDSVGLLVLTQDGRIAKHLIGETSDVDKEYLVRVQYHKPGRLPESDLQLLNHGLTMDGKPLKEAKVYWQNEDQLSFTLREGKKRQIRRMCEAVGLRVVGLKRVRIGKVTLGDLPTGEWRYLAADESF, from the coding sequence ATGTCCGAACCTTTACGCCTGTCCAAACGCATGTCCGAACTCGGCCTGTGCTCCCGCCGCGAAGCCGATGAATGGATCGAACGCGGCTGGGTGCGCGTGGATGGCGTCGTCGTCTCGACCTTGGGCAGCAAGGTGCTGCCCGAACAGAAGATCACCGTGGAACGCCAGGCCAGCAATGAGCAGGCGCGCCGCGTCACCATCCTGATCAACAAGCCCGTCGGTTTTGTGAGCGGTCAGGCCGAAGACGGATATCGCCCCGCCGTGTCCTTGATCAGTTCGCGCACGCGCTGGAAACTGGATCGGTCACCGACCCAGTTCCAGCCCAATCAGCTGCGCAATCTGGTGCCTGCCGGCCGGTTGGACATCGACTCGGTCGGCCTGCTGGTGCTGACGCAAGACGGCCGCATCGCCAAGCATCTGATCGGCGAAACGTCGGACGTGGACAAGGAATACCTGGTGCGCGTGCAGTACCACAAGCCCGGCCGCCTGCCAGAGTCGGACCTGCAATTGCTGAATCACGGCCTGACGATGGACGGCAAGCCGCTGAAAGAAGCCAAGGTGTATTGGCAGAACGAGGATCAGCTGAGCTTTACCTTGCGCGAAGGCAAGAAGCGCCAGATCCGCCGCATGTGCGAAGCCGTAGGCCTGCGAGTGGTCGGGCTGAAACGCGTGCGGATCGGCAAGGTGACGCTGGGGGATTTGCCGACCGGAGAGTGGCGATATCTGGCGGCGGACGAAAGCTTCTAG
- a CDS encoding alpha/beta fold hydrolase: MSLTADSIAPHPIQDFAQAAAIIARLESLITRHDVQALGEHVTWRSLGAGTPLVLIHGGHGSWLHWVRNIEALAQQHTVYIPDLPGYGASGPMTTSPDDLDHLVRVTVASLDQLIGDTTPIHLAGFSFGGLVASHIAATRGHVRKLALLGSAGHGTPRRQTLAMVNWRRSTDDAAMLDDLRHNLQALMLHDPAQIDALALTVHRDACVNTHFRSKNLSQSGSVAAVLAPLTVPMRFVWGEFDATAQAELAGPVLQDGHPERRWDAMPGAGHWLMFERPDAVNSLMLAWFTD; the protein is encoded by the coding sequence GTGTCCCTGACTGCTGACTCCATCGCGCCGCATCCCATCCAGGACTTTGCCCAGGCCGCCGCGATCATCGCGCGCCTGGAATCCCTCATCACCCGCCACGACGTGCAAGCCCTGGGCGAACACGTCACCTGGCGCAGCCTGGGCGCGGGCACACCGCTGGTCCTGATCCACGGGGGGCATGGCAGCTGGCTGCATTGGGTGCGCAACATCGAAGCGCTGGCACAGCAACACACCGTCTACATTCCGGACCTGCCCGGCTATGGCGCGTCGGGCCCGATGACCACGTCACCCGACGACCTGGACCACCTGGTGCGTGTCACCGTCGCCAGCCTGGACCAACTGATCGGCGACACCACACCTATCCACCTTGCCGGCTTTTCGTTCGGCGGCCTGGTGGCCTCGCACATCGCGGCGACACGCGGCCACGTGCGCAAGCTGGCCTTGCTGGGTTCGGCAGGCCACGGCACGCCGCGGCGGCAGACGCTGGCGATGGTCAACTGGCGCCGGTCGACCGACGACGCCGCGATGCTGGACGACCTGCGCCACAACCTGCAGGCGCTGATGCTTCACGACCCGGCGCAGATCGATGCGCTGGCGCTGACCGTCCATCGCGATGCCTGTGTGAACACGCATTTCCGGTCCAAGAATCTGTCGCAGTCGGGGTCGGTCGCCGCCGTTCTGGCGCCGCTGACGGTGCCGATGCGCTTCGTATGGGGAGAGTTCGACGCGACCGCGCAAGCGGAGCTGGCGGGGCCGGTGCTGCAGGATGGGCACCCGGAACGGCGGTGGGACGCGATGCCCGGCGCGGGTCATTGGCTGATGTTCGAGCGGCCCGACGCGGTCAATTCCCTGATGCTTGCGTGGTTTACGGATTGA
- the aroG gene encoding 3-deoxy-7-phosphoheptulonate synthase AroG — protein sequence MSHNTDDLRIREVKELAPPSHLMRELPCSTDVATTVYNARQASHRILHGMDDRLIVVIGPCSIHDTQAALDYARRLKVQRDLYEGELEIIMRVYFEKPRTTVGWKGLINDPDLDGSFAINRGLRTARQVLLEINELGLSAGCEYLDMITPQYIADLVAWGAIGARTTESQVHRELASGLSCPVGFKNGTDGNVKIAVDAIKAASQPHHFLSVTKGGVSAIVSTNGNEDCHLILRGGKAPNFDAASVEAASLDMAKAGLAPRIMIDASHANSSKKPENQPQVIDDVARQMEAGDTRIVGVMVESHLVAGRQDLIPGQPLVYGQSITDGCIDWDSSVQVLQRLAQAVKARRLAVGQSGK from the coding sequence GTGTCGCACAATACCGATGACTTGCGCATTCGTGAAGTCAAGGAACTCGCTCCCCCCTCGCACCTGATGCGCGAGTTGCCGTGCAGCACCGACGTCGCCACCACGGTGTACAACGCCCGTCAGGCCTCGCACCGCATCCTGCATGGCATGGACGACCGCCTTATCGTCGTGATCGGCCCCTGCTCGATTCACGACACGCAGGCCGCGCTCGATTACGCCAGGCGTCTGAAGGTCCAGCGCGACCTGTACGAAGGCGAGCTTGAAATCATCATGAGGGTGTACTTCGAAAAGCCGCGCACCACGGTGGGCTGGAAAGGGCTGATCAACGATCCGGATCTGGATGGCAGCTTCGCGATCAACCGCGGCCTGCGCACGGCGCGCCAGGTGCTGCTGGAAATCAACGAACTGGGGCTGTCGGCCGGGTGCGAATACCTGGACATGATCACGCCGCAATACATTGCCGACCTGGTGGCATGGGGCGCCATCGGTGCCCGCACCACCGAAAGCCAGGTGCATCGCGAACTGGCGTCGGGCCTGTCGTGTCCGGTGGGCTTCAAGAACGGTACCGATGGCAACGTCAAGATCGCCGTCGACGCGATCAAGGCTGCATCGCAACCGCATCACTTCCTGTCGGTCACCAAGGGCGGCGTGTCGGCCATCGTGTCGACCAATGGCAATGAAGACTGCCATCTGATCCTGCGCGGCGGCAAGGCGCCGAACTTCGACGCGGCCAGTGTCGAAGCCGCGTCGCTGGACATGGCCAAGGCCGGTCTGGCGCCGCGCATCATGATCGATGCAAGCCACGCCAACAGCAGCAAGAAACCGGAAAACCAGCCCCAGGTGATCGACGACGTCGCGCGCCAGATGGAAGCGGGCGACACGCGTATTGTCGGGGTGATGGTGGAAAGCCACCTGGTGGCGGGCCGTCAGGATCTGATCCCGGGCCAGCCGCTGGTCTATGGCCAGAGCATTACCGATGGCTGCATCGACTGGGACAGTTCGGTCCAGGTGCTGCAGCGCCTGGCGCAGGCGGTCAAGGCGCGCCGCCTCGCCGTGGGTCAGTCAGGCAAGTAA
- a CDS encoding cob(I)yrinic acid a,c-diamide adenosyltransferase → MGNRLSAIATRTGDDGTTGLGDGTRTAKDALRVQAMGDVDELNSTIGLLLTEDLPDDVARDLFDIQHDLFDLGGELSIPGFTLLKPEQVLRLDEWLARYNTPLPPLREFILPGGSRAAALAHVARTVCRRAERSVVSLEANEPINDTLRHYLNRLSDLMFVLARTLNRVNGGNDVLWRSERNARAAAEQD, encoded by the coding sequence ATGGGTAACCGACTCTCCGCCATTGCCACGCGCACGGGTGATGACGGCACGACCGGGCTTGGCGACGGGACGCGTACCGCCAAGGACGCCCTGCGCGTTCAAGCCATGGGGGATGTGGACGAGCTCAACAGCACCATCGGCCTGCTGTTGACGGAAGACCTGCCCGACGACGTGGCGCGGGACCTGTTCGACATTCAACACGACCTGTTCGACCTGGGTGGCGAACTGAGCATTCCGGGCTTCACGCTGCTCAAGCCTGAACAGGTGTTGCGGCTGGATGAATGGCTGGCGCGCTACAACACGCCCTTGCCTCCCCTGCGCGAGTTCATTCTGCCGGGCGGGTCACGCGCCGCGGCGCTGGCCCATGTGGCCCGCACGGTGTGCCGGCGCGCCGAACGCAGCGTGGTGTCGCTGGAGGCCAATGAGCCGATCAACGATACGCTGCGGCACTATCTAAACCGCCTGTCGGACCTGATGTTCGTGCTGGCCCGCACCCTGAACCGGGTCAACGGGGGCAACGATGTGCTGTGGCGGTCGGAACGGAACGCGCGCGCCGCCGCTGAGCAGGACTGA
- a CDS encoding FAD-linked oxidase C-terminal domain-containing protein — protein sequence MNAPLDVGHNLGIAARQAEVVEALRRVVPPHCVLYREEQTRPYECDGLALFRQLPMVVVLPETEAQVQDVLRLCKRLAVPVVARGAGTGLSGGSMPHAEGVLLGLAKFNRIKRIDPTARLAVVEPGVRNIAISEAAAPHKLYYAPDPSSQIACTIGGNVAENSGGVHCLKYGLTVHNVMAVRVVTVDGDVVEFGSEALDAPGLDLLSVFIGSEGMLGVVTEVTVKLVPKPALAQVIMASFPTVEAAGDAVANIIGAGIIPAGLEMMDKRATGMVEPFVQAGYDLDAASILLCESDGTPEEVAHEIAHMISVFEGSGATRIQVSRNETERLLFWAGRKNAFPAAGRISPDYYCMDGTIPRRHLSRVLSAIEAMEEKYALRCANVFHAGDGNLHPLILFDANDPEEVQRAEQFGAEILELCVEVGGTVTGEHGVGMEKINQMCVQFAREELDVFFSVKHAFDASGLLNPGKAIPTLARCNEYGRSHTHSANVRFPEIPRF from the coding sequence ATGAACGCCCCTTTGGACGTTGGGCATAACCTGGGCATTGCTGCCCGTCAGGCTGAAGTCGTGGAAGCATTGCGCCGGGTCGTTCCCCCGCATTGCGTGCTCTACCGCGAAGAGCAGACACGCCCCTACGAATGTGATGGTCTTGCGCTGTTCCGTCAGTTGCCAATGGTGGTCGTGCTGCCCGAAACCGAAGCGCAAGTGCAGGACGTCCTGCGTCTGTGCAAACGGCTGGCCGTGCCGGTCGTGGCGCGCGGTGCGGGCACGGGCCTGTCGGGCGGGTCCATGCCGCATGCCGAAGGCGTGCTGCTGGGCCTGGCCAAGTTCAACCGCATTAAACGGATCGACCCCACGGCGCGGCTGGCGGTGGTCGAACCTGGCGTACGCAACATTGCAATTTCGGAAGCGGCCGCGCCCCATAAGCTGTATTACGCGCCCGATCCGTCAAGCCAGATCGCCTGCACCATCGGCGGGAACGTGGCCGAAAATTCGGGCGGCGTGCACTGCCTCAAGTACGGCCTGACCGTCCATAACGTGATGGCGGTTCGTGTCGTGACGGTGGACGGCGATGTGGTCGAGTTCGGATCCGAAGCGCTCGATGCGCCCGGCCTGGACTTGCTGTCGGTTTTTATCGGGTCCGAAGGCATGCTCGGCGTCGTGACTGAAGTCACCGTCAAACTCGTCCCGAAACCTGCTCTGGCGCAAGTGATCATGGCCAGCTTTCCCACGGTCGAAGCCGCCGGTGATGCGGTCGCCAACATCATCGGGGCCGGCATCATTCCGGCCGGCCTCGAGATGATGGACAAGCGCGCGACCGGCATGGTGGAACCCTTCGTGCAGGCCGGGTACGACCTGGACGCCGCCAGTATCTTGCTGTGCGAATCCGACGGCACACCCGAAGAAGTCGCCCACGAAATTGCTCACATGATTTCGGTATTCGAAGGCAGTGGCGCAACCCGGATCCAGGTGTCGCGCAACGAGACCGAGCGGCTGCTGTTCTGGGCTGGCCGCAAGAATGCCTTTCCGGCGGCGGGCCGTATCTCGCCCGACTACTACTGCATGGACGGCACCATTCCGCGCCGCCACCTGAGCCGCGTGCTGTCGGCGATCGAAGCGATGGAAGAAAAGTATGCGCTGCGCTGCGCCAACGTGTTCCATGCGGGCGATGGCAATCTGCATCCGCTGATCCTGTTCGATGCCAACGATCCGGAAGAGGTCCAGCGCGCCGAGCAGTTCGGCGCCGAGATCCTGGAGCTGTGCGTGGAAGTGGGCGGCACGGTCACCGGCGAACACGGCGTGGGCATGGAAAAGATCAATCAGATGTGCGTCCAGTTCGCGCGTGAAGAACTCGATGTCTTCTTTTCGGTAAAGCATGCCTTTGACGCCAGCGGGCTGCTCAATCCGGGCAAGGCCATTCCGACCCTGGCGCGTTGCAACGAGTACGGCCGCAGTCACACCCATTCGGCAAACGTCCGGTTCCCCGAGATCCCGCGTTTCTGA